In Sphingobium sp. Z007, one DNA window encodes the following:
- a CDS encoding LL-diaminopimelate aminotransferase: MSEEFYRMKRLPPYVIAEVNAMRAAARAAGEDIIDLGMGNPDLPPPPHVIAKLIEVAQKPDAHGYSQSKGIPGLRKAQANYYGRRFGVDVDPETEVVVTMGSKEGLASLATAITAPGDVVLAPNPSYPIHMFGFILAGATIRSVPTTADENYFRSLDRAMAFTVPRPSILVVNYPSNPTAETVDLAFYERLVAWAKENKVWVLSDLAYSELYYDGNPTPSILQVPGAKDIAIEFTSLSKTYSMAGWRMGFAVGNRKLIAAMTRVKSYLDYGAFTPIQAAACAALNGPQDIVEKNRLLYHKRRDVLVESFGRAGWDIPAPPASMFAWAPLPPALKEMGSLEFSKQLLTHAKVAVAPGVGYGEDGEGFVRIAMVENEQRLRQAARNIKQYLKSMGVNAPSSKGVA; encoded by the coding sequence ATGTCCGAAGAATTTTACCGCATGAAGCGCCTGCCGCCCTATGTCATCGCCGAAGTCAACGCGATGCGAGCGGCCGCCCGTGCGGCGGGAGAGGATATTATCGATCTGGGCATGGGCAATCCCGACCTGCCGCCGCCGCCGCACGTCATCGCCAAGCTGATCGAAGTCGCGCAGAAACCGGACGCCCATGGCTATTCCCAGTCGAAGGGCATTCCCGGCCTTCGCAAGGCGCAGGCCAATTATTATGGCCGCCGCTTCGGCGTCGATGTCGACCCGGAAACCGAGGTCGTCGTGACCATGGGGTCGAAGGAAGGGCTGGCCAGCCTCGCCACCGCGATCACCGCGCCGGGCGATGTCGTGCTGGCCCCCAATCCCAGCTACCCGATCCATATGTTCGGCTTCATCCTCGCGGGCGCCACGATCCGGTCCGTGCCGACGACCGCGGACGAGAATTATTTCCGCTCGCTCGACCGCGCCATGGCTTTCACCGTGCCGCGCCCGTCGATCCTGGTGGTCAACTATCCGTCCAACCCGACGGCCGAGACGGTCGACCTTGCCTTCTACGAACGGCTGGTCGCCTGGGCGAAGGAGAATAAGGTCTGGGTACTCTCCGATCTCGCCTATTCCGAATTATATTATGACGGCAATCCGACGCCCTCCATCCTGCAAGTGCCAGGTGCCAAGGATATCGCGATCGAATTTACGTCGCTGTCAAAGACATACAGCATGGCCGGCTGGCGCATGGGTTTTGCCGTGGGCAACCGCAAGCTGATCGCGGCGATGACGCGAGTGAAATCCTATCTCGACTATGGCGCCTTCACCCCGATCCAGGCGGCCGCCTGCGCCGCGCTCAACGGGCCGCAGGACATCGTCGAGAAGAACCGCCTGCTCTATCACAAGCGCCGCGACGTGCTGGTCGAGAGTTTCGGCCGCGCCGGCTGGGACATTCCCGCCCCGCCAGCTTCCATGTTCGCCTGGGCGCCGCTGCCGCCTGCGCTCAAAGAAATGGGCAGCCTGGAATTTTCCAAGCAACTCCTGACCCACGCCAAGGTCGCGGTCGCGCCGGGGGTTGGCTATGGGGAGGATGGCGAAGGTTTCGTCCGCATCGCCATGGTCGAGAATGAACAGCGGCTGCGCCAGGCCGCACGCAACATCAAACAGTATCTCAAGTCCATGGGCGTCAATGCGCCCTCGTCCAAGGGCGTAGCCTGA
- a CDS encoding biliverdin-producing heme oxygenase, with protein sequence MESHHVVDAIYAGFALDSVVDYRAFLIAHARALGGLEAATGPDTPRLPLLAQDLAALDLPVPDPLPLAHSAADGFHWGLRYALEGSRLGGAMLSRQVSPGLPKAYLSAAHGKGEWIAFQQALDSAAMEGGEGWLDDAVQGAQAAFALFAQAGRFSQVARVPSHAPNQAPNQANGHG encoded by the coding sequence ATGGAATCCCATCATGTTGTCGATGCAATCTATGCCGGCTTTGCGCTCGATTCGGTTGTGGATTATCGCGCTTTCCTGATCGCGCATGCCAGGGCGCTGGGCGGCCTGGAAGCGGCCACAGGCCCGGATACGCCGCGGTTGCCGCTGCTGGCGCAGGATCTTGCGGCGCTCGATCTGCCCGTTCCCGACCCTTTGCCATTGGCGCACAGCGCAGCCGACGGCTTCCATTGGGGCCTGCGCTATGCGCTGGAAGGCTCGCGGCTGGGCGGTGCGATGCTGTCGCGCCAGGTTTCGCCGGGCCTGCCCAAGGCCTATCTGTCGGCCGCGCATGGCAAGGGTGAATGGATAGCCTTCCAGCAGGCGCTCGACAGCGCCGCAATGGAAGGCGGCGAAGGCTGGCTGGACGACGCCGTGCAGGGCGCGCAGGCCGCCTTCGCCCTATTTGCGCAGGCGGGACGATTTTCGCAGGTAGCGCGGGTGCCCAGTCATGCGCCAAATCAGGCGCCAAATCAGGCGAATGGACATGGCTGA
- a CDS encoding 2OG-Fe(II) oxygenase has product MSDEHDDGGTASPLRTGIGEDVRRRLDRNPMVHRIDAPQLDIYGRQDFLSAEETAGLRTMIDADAKPSTLFSGSANADYRTSHSCNLNPWDPLVLAVSDRICALTGLPARHGETLQGQRYAPGQEYKVHCDYFPVTASYWPQMRTSGGQRTWTAMIYLSPVAAGGETHFPQCEFMVPPVEGMILIWNNMDRDGAPNRFSLHAARPVESGTKYVVTKWFRERPWG; this is encoded by the coding sequence ATGAGCGACGAACATGATGATGGCGGCACGGCGTCGCCGCTGCGCACTGGGATCGGCGAAGATGTGCGCAGGCGGCTGGACCGCAATCCCATGGTGCACCGCATCGACGCTCCGCAGCTGGACATATATGGCCGCCAGGATTTCCTGAGCGCGGAAGAAACAGCGGGCCTGCGCACGATGATCGACGCCGACGCCAAGCCGTCCACCCTGTTTTCGGGCAGCGCCAACGCCGACTATCGCACCAGCCATAGCTGCAACCTCAATCCCTGGGATCCGCTGGTGCTGGCGGTGAGCGATCGCATCTGCGCGCTGACCGGCCTGCCCGCCCGCCATGGCGAGACGCTCCAGGGCCAACGCTATGCGCCGGGGCAGGAATATAAGGTGCATTGCGACTATTTTCCCGTCACCGCCAGCTACTGGCCGCAAATGCGCACCAGCGGTGGACAGCGGACATGGACCGCAATGATCTATCTGTCGCCGGTCGCGGCGGGCGGCGAAACCCATTTTCCGCAATGCGAATTCATGGTGCCGCCGGTCGAGGGGATGATCCTGATCTGGAATAATATGGACCGGGACGGCGCGCCCAACCGCTTCAGCCTGCATGCCGCGCGGCCGGTGGAAAGCGGCACCAAATATGTCGTCACCAAATGGTTTCGCGAACGCCCCTGGGGCTGA
- a CDS encoding (2Fe-2S)-binding protein, which yields MTRFTVNDRPVQYRMDPETPLLWALRDASNLTGTKYGCGTGDCGACTVDIDGEAVRSCQVTIGKTEGRFVTTIEALSPDRGHPVQQAFAADNVSQCGYCIPGMIMAASVLLRRTNDPSDEQIDGAITNICRCGIYPRLRGAIKRAGRIMRGEDQVAAAPPPGITPEDAARTVPALGRPAVQPKR from the coding sequence GTGACCCGCTTCACCGTCAACGACCGGCCGGTGCAATATCGGATGGACCCGGAGACGCCGCTGCTCTGGGCGCTGCGCGATGCGTCGAACCTGACCGGGACCAAATATGGGTGCGGCACCGGCGATTGCGGCGCGTGCACCGTGGATATCGACGGGGAGGCAGTGCGATCCTGCCAGGTGACGATCGGCAAGACCGAGGGCCGCTTCGTCACGACGATCGAAGCGCTGTCGCCCGATCGCGGCCATCCGGTGCAACAGGCGTTCGCCGCCGACAATGTGTCGCAATGCGGTTATTGCATCCCCGGCATGATCATGGCCGCGTCGGTGCTGTTGCGCCGGACCAATGATCCCTCCGACGAGCAGATTGACGGCGCGATCACCAATATCTGCCGCTGCGGCATCTACCCCCGGCTGCGCGGTGCGATCAAGCGGGCCGGCCGGATCATGCGCGGGGAGGATCAGGTGGCGGCCGCGCCGCCGCCGGGCATCACGCCGGAAGATGCAGCGCGGACCGTCCCGGCGCTGGGCCGGCCGGCTGTTCAGCCGAAACGGTAA
- a CDS encoding RcnB family protein, whose protein sequence is MTATLLSGVAPAYAQSNQEQRGNRGGERPGRIEGGVAVSRGNRINQPGGEAQAQRWQQRNADRPAPQMAPPRPEGRPDRRIEQRPEQRANPQWRGDQNRPGQISPGTPPQRQARPDRRDDRRDDRQENWQDRGNGERDSQQNWRNDRPDVRPDWRNDRRDDRRDDRRDDRRWTDNRGQDGRGQNGANWNDGRRFDDRTRWSNQRRWDSGWRQDRRYDWNSYRNRYGDRYRMGRYYAPRSWNYGYRRFSAGIVLSSLLYSNTYWLNDPYSYRLPPAYGTLRWIRYYDDALLVDVRDGYVVDVINNFFW, encoded by the coding sequence ATGACCGCAACGCTGCTGAGCGGCGTCGCCCCGGCCTACGCCCAAAGCAACCAGGAGCAGCGCGGCAATCGCGGTGGCGAACGCCCCGGTCGCATCGAAGGCGGCGTCGCCGTGTCGCGCGGCAACCGCATCAATCAGCCGGGCGGCGAGGCGCAGGCGCAACGCTGGCAGCAGCGCAATGCCGACCGGCCCGCGCCGCAAATGGCGCCACCGCGGCCCGAAGGGCGCCCTGATCGCCGCATCGAACAAAGGCCCGAACAACGCGCCAATCCCCAATGGCGCGGTGATCAGAACCGTCCCGGCCAGATCAGCCCCGGCACCCCGCCACAGCGCCAAGCGCGCCCCGACCGGCGCGACGACCGGCGTGACGATCGCCAGGAGAATTGGCAGGACCGCGGCAATGGCGAGCGCGATAGCCAGCAGAACTGGCGCAACGACCGTCCTGATGTGCGACCGGACTGGCGCAACGATCGAAGGGATGACAGGCGCGATGACAGGCGCGACGATCGCCGCTGGACCGACAATCGCGGGCAGGATGGCCGCGGACAAAATGGTGCGAACTGGAATGATGGCCGCCGCTTCGATGACCGCACCCGCTGGAGCAACCAGCGGCGTTGGGACAGTGGCTGGCGTCAGGATCGACGTTACGACTGGAACAGCTATCGCAACCGCTATGGCGACCGCTATCGCATGGGCCGCTATTACGCCCCGCGCAGCTGGAACTATGGCTATCGTCGCTTTTCGGCGGGAATCGTATTGAGCAGCCTGCTCTATTCCAACACCTATTGGCTGAACGATCCCTATAGCTACCGCCTGCCGCCAGCCTACGGCACGCTGCGCTGGATTCGCTATTATGACGACGCTCTGCTGGTCGATGTGCGCGACGGCTATGTGGTCGATGTCATCAACAATTTCTTCTGGTGA
- a CDS encoding lysine--tRNA ligase: MTMSDIIRTAAQASKAWPYEEARKLLKRYSHGAPDKGHVLFETGYGPSGLPHIGTFNEVLRTTMVRNAFHSLSDIPTRLVAFSDDLDGFRKVPDNVPNQAMLAEYLGKPLTQVPDPFGKFESFAHHNNAMLREFLDSFGFDYEFVSATERYQAGAFDEALRQVLRRYQAIMDIMLPTLRKERQATYSPVLPISAKSGIVLQVPVEVIDAESGIVRFVDEGETIEQSILGGAAKLQWKVDWAMRWYALGVDYEMAGKDLIDSVTQSSKICRALGGRPPEGFNYEMFLDEKGEKISKSKGNGLSLEQWLTYGPQESLAFYAYREPKKAKQLHMGVIPRAVDEYWQFRGNYPKQAIEQQLGNPVHHIHDGKLPQGELPVTFGLLLNLVGVMGDASREQVWSYLQNYVPGASAQTYPELDALIGHALAYHRDFVAPTLARRAPHANEAAALRRLDEELAALPADATAEDIQNIVYAIGKDEAFGFAELRDWFKALYQTLLGADQGPRMGSFIALYGVENSRKLIAQALAA; the protein is encoded by the coding sequence ATGACCATGTCCGACATCATCCGCACCGCCGCGCAGGCGTCCAAGGCCTGGCCCTATGAGGAAGCCCGCAAGCTGCTCAAGCGCTATAGCCATGGCGCACCGGATAAGGGGCATGTCCTGTTCGAAACCGGCTATGGTCCGTCGGGCCTGCCGCATATCGGCACGTTCAACGAAGTGCTGCGCACCACCATGGTCCGTAACGCTTTTCATTCCTTGTCGGATATTCCGACGCGGCTGGTGGCGTTCAGCGACGATCTGGACGGGTTCCGCAAGGTGCCGGACAATGTGCCGAACCAGGCGATGCTCGCTGAATATCTGGGCAAGCCACTGACGCAGGTGCCTGATCCATTCGGAAAGTTCGAAAGTTTCGCCCATCATAACAACGCCATGCTGCGGGAGTTTCTCGACAGCTTCGGTTTCGATTATGAGTTCGTATCCGCGACCGAGCGCTATCAGGCTGGCGCCTTCGATGAAGCGCTGCGGCAGGTATTGCGGCGTTATCAGGCGATCATGGACATCATGCTGCCGACGCTGCGCAAAGAACGGCAGGCGACCTATTCGCCCGTCCTGCCGATCAGCGCCAAGAGCGGCATCGTGTTGCAGGTGCCGGTCGAGGTGATCGACGCCGAATCAGGCATCGTGCGGTTCGTGGATGAAGGCGAGACGATCGAGCAATCGATCCTGGGTGGCGCGGCCAAGCTGCAATGGAAGGTCGACTGGGCGATGCGCTGGTATGCGCTGGGCGTCGATTATGAAATGGCGGGCAAGGATTTGATCGATTCGGTCACGCAATCCTCCAAAATCTGCCGCGCGCTCGGTGGTCGCCCGCCCGAAGGTTTCAACTACGAGATGTTCCTGGACGAGAAGGGAGAGAAAATCTCCAAGTCCAAGGGCAATGGCCTCAGCCTGGAGCAATGGCTGACCTATGGGCCACAGGAGAGCCTCGCTTTCTACGCCTATCGCGAGCCCAAAAAGGCCAAGCAACTGCACATGGGCGTCATCCCGCGCGCGGTGGACGAATATTGGCAGTTCCGCGGCAATTATCCCAAGCAGGCGATCGAGCAGCAGCTCGGCAACCCGGTCCATCATATCCACGACGGCAAGCTGCCGCAGGGCGAACTGCCCGTGACCTTCGGCCTGCTGCTGAACCTGGTCGGCGTGATGGGCGATGCCAGCCGGGAGCAGGTGTGGTCCTATCTGCAAAATTACGTGCCCGGCGCCAGCGCGCAGACTTACCCCGAACTGGACGCGCTGATCGGCCATGCGCTGGCCTATCATCGCGATTTCGTAGCGCCGACGCTTGCACGCCGCGCTCCGCACGCGAATGAGGCCGCTGCGCTGCGCCGGCTGGACGAAGAACTGGCGGCGTTGCCAGCCGATGCGACCGCTGAAGATATCCAGAATATCGTCTATGCCATCGGCAAGGATGAGGCGTTCGGTTTTGCCGAATTGCGCGATTGGTTCAAGGCGCTCTACCAGACGCTTTTGGGCGCGGACCAAGGGCCGCGCATGGGCAGTTTCATCGCGCTGTACGGCGTCGAAAACAGCCGCAAGCTGATCGCACAGGCGCTCGCCGCCTGA
- a CDS encoding PilZ domain-containing protein, which translates to MQIQRSRERIAVDIPIVVTTVLDSLEGVIVDLSEGGAQVVGCTLPTRSQCQIDLDGYIVFGTVRWAEEDRMGIRFPYELSDGPLYDRLEMARAALRAPVAFHPRVQTAFSAASVGGGGFGRRTG; encoded by the coding sequence ATGCAGATACAGCGCAGCCGCGAACGCATTGCCGTGGACATCCCCATCGTCGTCACGACGGTATTGGACAGCCTGGAAGGCGTCATCGTCGACTTGAGCGAGGGCGGCGCGCAGGTGGTGGGCTGCACCCTGCCCACGCGGTCGCAATGTCAGATCGACCTGGACGGCTATATCGTCTTCGGCACCGTCCGTTGGGCCGAAGAGGATCGGATGGGCATCCGCTTTCCTTATGAGCTAAGCGACGGCCCGCTCTATGACCGGCTCGAAATGGCCCGCGCCGCGCTGCGTGCGCCAGTCGCCTTCCATCCGCGCGTCCAGACAGCGTTCAGCGCGGCCAGTGTCGGCGGCGGCGGTTTCGGGCGACGCACGGGCTGA
- a CDS encoding HWE histidine kinase domain-containing protein — translation MADREGSEPGFAVDLNNCDREPIHILGMVQPFGFLIALTADWLVSRVSANSAQFIGLSPDDMLGKPIHTLLDGDAIHALRNRITLLRGPDSVERLFSIPLIAGGPAFDVAVHFSGPLVVVEAEPAAHDEMEASSTVRSMVARLAQTDSMTAFLRDGARQVRALTGFDRVMVYRFADGGDGEVVAEALKPGVESFFGLHYPASDIPVQARALYMRNIFRVIADVQAQPVPIVPPLDPTGAALDMSLCLTRAVSPIHIEYLGNMGVGASLSISIIVEGRLWGLFACHHYAPRLPTFAQRSAAELFGQIFSMMLESRERGDTATYEGKARQVADRLMSAVAQDHDLLSNARWLGDIIFDTIPADGVGVYIDGHMTFSGLAPDESAFVAIVSMMNRVAASQVYTTDNLSSVLPEAAAYADRVSGLLAIPLSRRPRDYVVLFRAEQLRSVRWAGNPEKTIEYGPNGPRLTPRKSFEQWSQLVKGRALAFTPAELRVAEALRTALLEVILRLSDSADAERRRAHEKQELLIAELNHRVRNILALIRGLLSQTRDSAGSVDEFIGTLESRVHALARAHDQITADRWSPARLYDLIEVESGAYLGERSDRVRLSGPNVLLTPGCFTVLALVIHEMLTNAAKYGALSDNGTVTIDWRVDQDGSLLIDWTESGGPAVVAPTRRGFGSTVIERSIPYDLGGHAEIHYRLAGIEAQFCIPSVHVVSVLPYVAGGDRVKPVAPVEPGLLKGRTVLLVEDNMIIAMDGEDALRDLGAEVMTAATVGRARDAIATQQIDLAVLDFNLGHETSLPVAELLAARSIPFIFATGYGDGLELPSQYADVTLLKKPYSSATLAQALTPLIDAAR, via the coding sequence ATGGCTGACCGCGAAGGTTCCGAACCCGGTTTCGCGGTTGACCTCAACAATTGCGATCGGGAGCCCATTCACATTCTGGGGATGGTGCAGCCGTTCGGGTTTCTGATCGCGCTGACCGCCGACTGGCTGGTGTCGCGCGTATCGGCCAACAGCGCGCAGTTCATCGGCCTGTCGCCCGACGATATGCTGGGCAAGCCTATTCATACGCTGTTGGATGGGGATGCAATCCATGCGCTGCGCAACCGCATCACCCTGCTGCGCGGACCCGATTCGGTGGAGCGCCTGTTTTCGATTCCCTTGATCGCCGGCGGCCCGGCATTCGACGTGGCGGTGCATTTTTCCGGGCCGCTGGTGGTGGTCGAGGCCGAACCGGCGGCGCATGACGAGATGGAGGCGAGCAGCACCGTCCGTTCGATGGTCGCACGGCTGGCCCAGACCGACAGCATGACCGCCTTCCTGCGCGACGGTGCGCGGCAGGTGCGGGCGCTGACCGGGTTCGACCGGGTGATGGTCTATCGCTTCGCCGATGGCGGCGATGGCGAAGTGGTCGCCGAAGCGCTCAAGCCAGGCGTTGAGAGCTTCTTTGGCCTTCATTATCCCGCATCCGATATTCCCGTGCAGGCGCGCGCGCTCTACATGCGCAACATCTTCCGCGTGATCGCTGACGTGCAGGCGCAGCCGGTTCCCATCGTGCCGCCACTCGACCCGACCGGCGCGGCGCTGGACATGTCGCTGTGCCTCACCCGCGCCGTTTCGCCGATTCATATCGAATATCTGGGCAATATGGGGGTGGGGGCTTCGCTCTCCATCTCCATCATTGTCGAAGGCAGGCTGTGGGGGTTGTTCGCCTGCCACCATTATGCCCCGCGCCTGCCGACCTTCGCGCAGCGCAGCGCGGCCGAACTGTTCGGCCAGATCTTCTCGATGATGCTGGAAAGCCGCGAGCGCGGCGACACCGCCACCTATGAAGGCAAGGCGCGGCAGGTCGCCGACCGGCTGATGTCGGCGGTGGCGCAGGATCATGACCTGCTGTCCAACGCCCGCTGGCTGGGCGACATCATCTTCGACACCATCCCCGCCGATGGCGTGGGCGTCTATATCGACGGGCATATGACCTTTTCGGGCCTGGCACCGGACGAATCCGCCTTCGTCGCGATCGTATCGATGATGAACCGCGTCGCCGCCAGCCAGGTCTATACCACCGACAATCTGTCGTCGGTCCTGCCCGAAGCCGCCGCCTATGCCGATCGCGTATCGGGGCTGCTGGCGATCCCCCTGTCGCGCAGGCCGCGCGACTATGTCGTGCTGTTCCGGGCGGAGCAGTTGCGATCGGTGCGCTGGGCCGGAAACCCGGAAAAGACCATCGAATATGGCCCCAACGGGCCGCGCCTGACGCCGCGCAAGAGCTTCGAACAATGGTCGCAACTGGTGAAGGGGAGGGCGCTGGCCTTCACCCCGGCTGAATTGCGTGTCGCAGAAGCGCTGCGCACCGCGTTGCTGGAAGTGATCCTGCGCCTGTCCGATTCGGCCGATGCCGAACGGCGACGGGCGCATGAGAAGCAGGAACTGCTGATCGCCGAGTTGAATCACCGTGTGCGCAACATATTGGCGCTGATCCGCGGACTGTTGTCGCAAACGCGCGACAGCGCAGGGTCGGTCGACGAATTTATCGGCACGCTGGAAAGCCGCGTCCATGCGCTGGCTCGCGCCCATGACCAGATCACCGCGGACCGCTGGAGCCCGGCGCGCCTCTACGACCTGATCGAGGTCGAATCGGGCGCGTATCTGGGCGAACGCAGCGACCGGGTGCGGCTGTCCGGGCCCAATGTGCTGCTGACGCCCGGCTGCTTCACTGTGCTGGCGCTGGTGATCCATGAGATGCTGACCAATGCCGCCAAATATGGCGCGCTGTCGGACAATGGAACGGTCACGATCGACTGGCGCGTGGATCAGGACGGCAGCCTGCTGATCGACTGGACCGAAAGCGGCGGCCCGGCGGTGGTCGCGCCTACGCGGCGCGGCTTCGGGTCAACGGTGATCGAACGATCCATCCCCTATGATCTGGGCGGCCATGCCGAAATCCACTATCGGTTGGCCGGCATAGAGGCGCAATTCTGTATTCCGTCCGTCCATGTCGTGTCGGTGTTGCCCTACGTTGCGGGCGGCGATCGCGTCAAACCCGTCGCGCCAGTCGAACCCGGCCTGCTGAAGGGGCGCACCGTCCTGCTGGTCGAGGATAATATGATTATCGCCATGGACGGCGAGGATGCGTTGCGCGATCTGGGCGCGGAGGTGATGACCGCCGCCACTGTGGGACGCGCGCGCGATGCGATCGCGACCCAGCAGATCGATCTGGCGGTGCTGGACTTCAACCTGGGGCATGAAACCAGCCTGCCGGTCGCGGAACTGCTGGCGGCGCGCAGTATCCCTTTCATCTTCGCCACCGGCTATGGCGACGGTCTGGAATTGCCGTCGCAGTATGCGGACGTGACGCTGCTCAAAAAACCCTATTCCAGCGCGACGCTGGCGCAGGCGCTGACGCCGCTGATCGACGCGGCGCGCTGA
- a CDS encoding DUF2721 domain-containing protein gives MIPLPQVSQVAQTIQLALAPVFLLAGIGAFLNVCVSRLARIIDRARDVEQLILTTRGKEHDRKVAEIQVLDRRMSVVNSAIFLSVASACAVCLVVILLFAGNLFDAHLGTPIAVLFSLAMLLQAGGFATFIQEIRLASQIIHIRNEVLYHKVDAEEADAAIEALP, from the coding sequence ATGATCCCTCTGCCCCAGGTCAGCCAAGTCGCGCAGACCATCCAACTGGCGCTCGCGCCGGTCTTCCTGCTGGCGGGCATCGGCGCGTTCCTGAACGTCTGCGTCAGCCGCCTGGCGCGGATCATCGACCGGGCGCGCGATGTGGAACAGTTGATCCTGACGACGCGCGGTAAGGAACATGACCGCAAAGTCGCCGAAATCCAGGTGCTCGACCGGCGGATGAGTGTGGTCAACAGCGCGATTTTCCTGTCCGTCGCATCGGCTTGCGCCGTCTGCCTGGTCGTCATCCTCCTGTTCGCGGGCAATCTGTTCGACGCGCATCTGGGCACGCCGATCGCGGTTCTGTTCAGCCTGGCGATGCTGTTGCAAGCGGGCGGGTTCGCCACCTTCATTCAGGAAATCCGGCTGGCGTCGCAGATCATCCATATCCGCAACGAAGTCCTTTATCACAAGGTGGATGCGGAAGAGGCGGATGCAGCGATCGAAGCGCTGCCGTGA
- a CDS encoding RcnB family protein, translating to MRKLIILGLLAATVAPSVASAQSYGEARRSERNLREEQRDLRQAQRFGDRRDVREQRRDVRDARQEVREDWRDYRRNHRDVYRGGNWRAPFRYSQWNAGAQLRPAYYSSRYYIADTNRYRLPRPGVNQRWVRHYNDVLLVNIRTGRVITAHRGFFW from the coding sequence ATGCGTAAACTCATCATCCTGGGCCTGCTGGCCGCCACCGTCGCACCCAGCGTTGCTTCGGCCCAATCCTATGGCGAAGCCCGCCGTAGCGAACGCAACCTGCGCGAAGAGCAGCGCGACTTGCGCCAGGCCCAGCGCTTTGGTGATCGCCGCGATGTGCGCGAACAGCGGCGCGACGTGCGTGATGCCCGTCAGGAAGTGCGTGAGGATTGGCGCGATTATCGCCGCAACCACAGGGACGTCTATCGTGGCGGCAACTGGCGCGCGCCCTTCCGCTACAGCCAGTGGAACGCTGGCGCGCAGCTGCGCCCTGCCTATTATAGCTCGCGCTATTATATCGCCGACACCAACCGCTATCGCCTGCCCCGTCCGGGCGTGAACCAGCGCTGGGTCCGCCACTATAATGACGTGCTGCTGGTCAACATCCGCACCGGCCGCGTCATCACGGCGCATCGCGGCTTCTTCTGGTAA
- a CDS encoding class III extradiol ring-cleavage dioxygenase — translation MSTQPTLFIPHGGGPCFFMDPADPDHTHSDPIWRPMQHYLAGLIDSLAERPRAILLVSGHWEEQAFTVHVGERPPLLFDYYGFPPHTYMLRWDAPGAPDLARRAAALLQAGGFATAEEAARGWDHGVFIPMKVALPDADIPVAQLSLRHDLDPAAHIAAGRALAPLRDEGVLIVGSGMSFHNLRVRGPQAIAPSTAWDYALTAAVTDPDPQRRAARVAAWEHLPQARFAHPREEHLLPLMVALGAGGDDAATCDHRSSVMGWSVSGYRFG, via the coding sequence ATGTCCACACAGCCCACCCTTTTCATTCCCCATGGCGGCGGTCCCTGTTTCTTCATGGACCCGGCCGATCCCGACCATACGCATAGCGACCCGATATGGCGGCCGATGCAGCATTATCTGGCCGGGCTGATCGACAGCCTGGCCGAACGGCCGCGCGCGATCCTGCTGGTGTCGGGCCATTGGGAAGAGCAGGCCTTCACCGTGCATGTCGGCGAACGGCCGCCCTTGCTGTTCGACTATTATGGCTTTCCACCTCACACTTACATGCTGCGCTGGGACGCGCCGGGTGCGCCTGATCTGGCACGCCGCGCCGCTGCGCTGCTTCAGGCGGGCGGCTTCGCCACGGCGGAGGAGGCGGCGCGGGGCTGGGACCATGGCGTGTTCATTCCGATGAAAGTGGCGCTCCCTGATGCCGACATTCCGGTCGCGCAACTCTCGCTGCGCCATGATCTCGATCCGGCTGCCCATATCGCGGCGGGGCGGGCGCTGGCGCCGCTGCGCGACGAAGGCGTGCTGATCGTCGGGTCGGGCATGAGCTTCCACAATCTGCGCGTGCGGGGGCCGCAGGCGATCGCGCCATCGACCGCCTGGGATTATGCCCTGACCGCCGCGGTCACCGATCCCGATCCGCAGCGCCGGGCCGCCCGCGTCGCCGCCTGGGAGCATCTGCCGCAAGCCCGCTTCGCTCATCCGCGCGAGGAGCATTTGTTGCCGTTGATGGTGGCGCTGGGCGCAGGTGGCGACGATGCGGCCACATGTGACCATCGTAGTTCGGTGATGGGCTGGTCGGTGTCGGGTTACCGTTTCGGCTGA